Within Paeniglutamicibacter psychrophenolicus, the genomic segment CCATGCCCGCCGAAGACTAGGTGCCGCCGTCGGCTAGGTGCCCCCGTCGTTTGGCCCCGGCAGCGGATGGGTCACGAACACCGCCGCCTGCGTGCGCGACTCGAACCCCAGCTTCGCCAGCATCGAGGAGACGTAGTTCTTCACGGTCTTCTCCGCCAGGCGCATGCGCTCGCCGATCTGCCGGTTGCTCAGCCCCTCGCCGACCAGTTCCAGCACGCGGCGTTCCTGGACGGTCAGCTGCTTCATGCGCGGGTCCGGGTTTTCGTGGGTGATCAGCCCGGAGATGATCCGGGCCTTGAGCCCCGGGGTGAACAGCGATTCCCCGCGGGCCGCACGGCGCAGCGCACGGATCAGGTCGTTGCCGGCGATCTGCTTGAGCACGTAGCCCACCGCACCGGCAAGCACCGCCCCGCGCAGCGCCTGCTCGTCGTCGTAGCTGGTCAAGATCAGGCAGTTCAGCGACCCGTCGATGGAGCGCACGTCCCGGCAGACCTCGATCCCGGTGCCGTCGGGCAGCCGGGCGTCGAGCACCGAGACATCCGGGCGCAGCGCCGGGATCTGCTTGCGGGCGTCGTTCGCGGTGCCGGAGGTGCCCACCACCTCGAAGCCCTCGCCCTCCAGCAGCTCGCGCAGGCCGCGGCGGACCAGCTCGTGGTCATCGAGGATGAAAACGCGGATGGGGGCGGCTGGTTCCGGGTCGGTGGCGGGCTCGGGGCCGGTGGCCTGCCCCGGGGCGTTCCCCGTTGCCGCTGCGTGGTCCATGACGGTCCCTCCCGATCCCGTGGGTGCGTGCCGGTGCCCCTGCACCCTTCCATTCTTGGCCGCCGAACCGGCTTCGGACAAGGGGCCAAAGGCCCGTGGTGGATTTCGGTGGCCGAAGGATCCGGCCCCGGCGATCCCGGACGGGACCCACCGGAGGCTGCCGGAGGCTAGGCGGGCTGCGGGAATCCGAGCAGGTCCCGGACGCGGGAGTACTTCGCGGCCAGGCGGACACGGACCTGTTCGGGCAAGATGGCCGTGCGGGCCGGGTCGGTGTTGTCCTCGATGTCGGAGCGCTTGACCAGCAGGCCGATGGGGTTGGCGCGCACCCGTGCGCAGTAGTCCTCCAGCGTTTCGCCCTCGGCCTTGGTGACGGCACGGACGGCCTCTGTGACGGCGGCGGGGATTCCCGCTGCCAGCAGGTCCTCCTCGGTGACGTCGCAGTCCTCCAGCACGTCGTGCAGCCAGGCCGCGGCCACTGCGGCGTCGTCCCCGCCGTGGGTGGCCACGCCCGCGGCCACGCGCGCGGGATGGGTGATGTAGTCGACTCCGGACTTGTCGAGCTGGCCTTTGTGGGCGCGGCGGGCGATGTCTTCGGCAACCTGCACGAATGCGTGGCTGGTCATGGGGGTCCTCCGTTGGGTGCTGGAATGCTCTGGCTCCCAGCGTAACGAGGGCCGGTGACGGTTGATCCGGCCGGCAGGGCGAGGGACGAAAAGAACCGGCGGTGCGCAAACACGCCGCGGAACGTCTTGCCCGCGGGTGCGGTGCGAGGATTGCCGCGGTGGGAATGCGGAACAATGGATGCCGTGATACGC encodes:
- a CDS encoding response regulator: MDHAAATGNAPGQATGPEPATDPEPAAPIRVFILDDHELVRRGLRELLEGEGFEVVGTSGTANDARKQIPALRPDVSVLDARLPDGTGIEVCRDVRSIDGSLNCLILTSYDDEQALRGAVLAGAVGYVLKQIAGNDLIRALRRAARGESLFTPGLKARIISGLITHENPDPRMKQLTVQERRVLELVGEGLSNRQIGERMRLAEKTVKNYVSSMLAKLGFESRTQAAVFVTHPLPGPNDGGT
- a CDS encoding HD domain-containing protein, whose translation is MTSHAFVQVAEDIARRAHKGQLDKSGVDYITHPARVAAGVATHGGDDAAVAAAWLHDVLEDCDVTEEDLLAAGIPAAVTEAVRAVTKAEGETLEDYCARVRANPIGLLVKRSDIEDNTDPARTAILPEQVRVRLAAKYSRVRDLLGFPQPA